The following proteins come from a genomic window of Canis lupus familiaris isolate Mischka breed German Shepherd chromosome 31, alternate assembly UU_Cfam_GSD_1.0, whole genome shotgun sequence:
- the COL6A2 gene encoding collagen alpha-2(VI) chain isoform X6, giving the protein MSGRVGAARMLRGPCSALLLWGLLGALHAQQQEVVAPPTSDRNSCPEKADCPINVYFVLDTSESVTMQSPIDSLLYHMKQFVRQFVSQLQDETYLDQVALSWRYGGLHFSDAVRVFSPPDSDRASFTKSLESIVSIRKGTFTDCALANMTHEVRRLKGKGGVHFAVVVTDGHVTGSPCGGIKLQAERAREEGIRVFAVAPNQSPNEQGLRDMASVPLELYRNDYATVRPDLDIDQDTVNRIIKVMKHEAYGECYKVSCLEIPGPPGPKGYRGQKGAKGNMGEPGEPGQKGRQGDPGIEGPIGFPGPKGVPGFKGEKGEFGADGRKGASGLAGKNGTDGQKGKLGRIGPPGCKGDPGSRGPDGYAGEAGSPGEQGDQGTKGDAGRPGRRGPPGDSGAKGSKGYQGNNGSPGSPGVKGAKGGPGPRGPKGEPGRRGDPGAKGSPGVNGPKGEKGDPGPEGPRGLAGEVGNKGAKGDRGLPGPRGPQGALGDPGKKGSRGDPGDAGPRGESGQPGPKGDPGRPGFSYPGPRGTPGEKGEPGPPGPEGGRGDFGAKGDPGRKGEKGEPADPGPPGEPGPRGPRGSPGPEGEPGPPGDPGLTECDVMTYVRETCGCCDCEKRCGALDVVFVIDSSESIGYTNFTLEKNFVINVVNRLGAIAKDPKSETGTRVGVVQYSHEGTFEAIQLDDERIDSLSSFKEAVKNLEWIAGGTWTPSALKFAYNQLIKESRRQKTRVFAVVITDGRHDPRDDDLNLRALCNHDVTVTAIGIGDMFHERHESENLYSIACDKPQQVRNMTLFSDLVAEKFIDDMEDVLCPDPQIVCPDLPCQTDGPRPGGEPPVTFLRTEEGPDASFPRTIPLIQQLLNATEFTQDPAAYSRLVAVLVYTAERAKFATGSERQDWMELFIDTFKLVHRDIVGDPETALALC; this is encoded by the exons ATGTCGGGGCGCGTGGGTGCCGCCAGGATGCTCCGAGGCCCCTGCTCCGCCCTCCtgctctgggggctcctgggggcgcTGCATGCGCAGCAACAGGAGGTCGTGGCGCCCCCCACCTCCGACAGAAACAGCTGTCCAG AGAAGGCCGACTGCCCCATCAACGTGTACTTCGTGCTGGACACCTCGGAGAGCGTCACCATGCAGTCGCCCATCGACAGCCTGCTGTACCACATGAAGCAGTTCGTGCGCCAGTTCGTCAGCCAGCTGCAGGACGAGACCTACCTGGACCAGGTGGCCCTGAGCTGGCGCTACGGCGGCCTGCACTTCTCGGACGCGGTGCGCGTGTTCAGCCCGCCCGACAGCGACCGCGCCTCCTTCACCAAGAGCCTGGAGAGCATCGTCTCCATCCGCAAGGGCACCTTCACCGACTGCGCGCTGGCCAACATGACGCACGAGGTCCGGCGGCTCAAGGGCAAGGGCGGCGTGCACTTCGCGGTCGTGGTCACCGACGGCCACGTCACCGGCAGCCCGTGCGGCGGCATCAAGCTGCAGGCCGAGCGGGCCCGCGAGGAGGGCATCCGGGTCTTCGCCGTCGCCCCCAACCAGAGCCCCAACGAGCAGGGGCTGCGCGACATGGCCAGCGTGCCCCTGGAGCTCTACCGCAACGACTACGCCACGGTGCGCCCCGACCTGGACATCGACCAGGACACGGTCAACCGCATCATCAAGGTCATG AAACATGAAGCCTACGGAGAG TGCTACAAGGTGAGCTGTCTGGAGATCCCCGGGCCCCCCGGCCCCAAGGGCTACCGCGGACAGAAG GGCGCCAAGGGCAACATGGGCGAGCCAGGAGAACCCGGGCAGAAGGGTCGCCAG GGAGATCCCGGCATCGAAGGCCCCATTGGCTTCCCAGGACCCAAG GGTGTTCCTGGCTTCAAAGGAGAGAAG GGTGAATTTGGAGCCGACGGGCGGAAG GGGGCCTCAGGCCTGGCCGGCAAGAACGGGACCGACGGACAGAAG GGCAAGCTGGGGCGCATCGGGCCTCCTGGCTGCAAGGGCGACCCCGGGAGCCGG GGACCCGACGGATACGCAGGGGAAGCCGGCAGCCCCGGGGAGCAAGGGGACCAGGGCACCAAG GGAGATGCCGGCCGCCCGGGACGCAGGGGCCCCCCAGGAGACAGCGGGGCCAAAGGAAGCAAG GGGTATCAAGGCAACAACGGGTCCCCAGGAAGCCCCGGCGTGAAAGGAGCCAAGGGGGGACCTGGGCCCCGAGGACCCAAAGGCGAGCCA GGGCGCAGGGGGGACCCAGGAGCCAAGGGCAGCCCGGGCGTCAACGGCCCCAAGGGTGAGAAG GGAGACCCTGGCCCGGAGGGTCCCCGGGGTCTGGCTGGAGAGGTGGGGAACAAAGGAGCCAAG GGAGACCGAGGCTTGCCAggacccaggggcccccagggggcTCTCGGGGACCCGGGGAAGAAG ggatCTCGGGGAGACCCCGGTGACGCCGGTCCCCGTGGAGAGTCAGGACAGCCTGGTCCCAAG GGAGACCCCGGCAGGCCTGGATTCAGCTACCCGGGACCCCGAGGAACACCC GGAGAGAAAGGCGAGCCTGGCCCTCCTGGCCCCGAG GGAGGCAGAGGTGACTTTGGTGCCAAAGGAGATCCCGGGAGGAAGGGCGAGAAGGGCGAGCCT gcAGATCCCGGTCCCCCTGGCGAGCCCGGCCCTCGCGGCCCAAGAGGATCCCCAGGACCCGAG GGAGAGCCCGGTCCCCCGGGAGACCCCGGCCTCACG GAATGTGACGTCATGACCTACGTGAGGGAGACGTGCGGGTGCTGCG ACTGCGAGAAGCGGTGTGGCGCCCTGGACGTGGTGTTCGTCATCGACAGCTCCGAGAGCATCGGCTACACCAACTTCACGCTGGAGAAGAACTTCGTCATCAACGTGGTCAACAGGCTGGGGGCCATCGCCAAGGACCCCAAGTCAGAGACCG GGACCCGTGTGGGCGTGGTGCAGTACAGCCACGAGGGCACCTTCGAGGCCATCCAGCTGGACGACGAGCGCATCGACTCGCTGTCCAGCTTCAAGGAGGCCGTCAAGAACCTGGAGTGGATCGCCGGCGGCACCTGGACGCCCTCGGCCCTCAAGTTCGCCTACAACCAGCTCATCAAGGAGAGCCGGCGCCAGAAGACCCGCGTGTTCGCGGTGGTCATCACGGACGGCCGCCACGACCCCCGGGACGACGACCTCAACCTGCGGGCGCTGTGCAACCACGACGTCACGGTGACGGCCATCGGCATCGGCGACATGTTCCACGAGAGGCACGAGAGCGAGAACCTCTACTCCATCGCCTGCGACAAGCCGCAGCAGGTGCGGAACATGACCCTTTTCTCTGATCTGGTGGCCGAGAAGTTCATCGACGACATGGAGGACGTCCTGTGCCCAG ACCCTCAGATCGTGTGCCCGGACCTTCCCTGCCAAACAG ATGGACCGCGGCCTGGCGGCGAGCCCCCGGTCACCTTCCTCCGCACGGAAGAGGGCCCGGACGCCTCCTTCCCCAGGACCATCCCCCTGATCCAACAGTTGCTAAACGCCACGGAGTTCACGCAGGACCCGGCCGCCTACTCCAGGCTGGTGGCGGTGCTGGTCTACACCGCCGAGCGAGCCAAGTTCGCCACGGGCAGCGAGCGGCAGGACTGGATGGAGCTGTTCATTGACACGTTTAAGCTGGTGCACAGGGATATCGTGGGCGACCCCGAGACCGCGCTGGCGCTCTGCTGA
- the COL6A2 gene encoding collagen alpha-2(VI) chain isoform X5, protein MSGRVGAARMLRGPCSALLLWGLLGALHAQQQEVVAPPTSDRNSCPEKADCPINVYFVLDTSESVTMQSPIDSLLYHMKQFVRQFVSQLQDETYLDQVALSWRYGGLHFSDAVRVFSPPDSDRASFTKSLESIVSIRKGTFTDCALANMTHEVRRLKGKGGVHFAVVVTDGHVTGSPCGGIKLQAERAREEGIRVFAVAPNQSPNEQGLRDMASVPLELYRNDYATVRPDLDIDQDTVNRIIKVMKHEAYGECYKVSCLEIPGPPGPKGYRGQKGAKGNMGEPGEPGQKGRQGDPGIEGPIGFPGPKGVPGFKGEKGEFGADGRKGASGLAGKNGTDGQKGKLGRIGPPGCKGDPGSRGPDGYAGEAGSPGEQGDQGTKGDAGRPGRRGPPGDSGAKGSKGYQGNNGSPGSPGVKGAKGGPGPRGPKGEPGRRGDPGAKGSPGVNGPKGEKGDPGPEGPRGLAGEVGNKGAKGDRGLPGPRGPQGALGDPGKKGSRGDPGDAGPRGESGQPGPKGDPGRPGFSYPGPRGTPGEKGEPGPPGPEGGRGDFGAKGDPGRKGEKGEPADPGPPGEPGPRGPRGSPGPEGEPGPPGDPGLTECDVMTYVRETCGCCDCEKRCGALDVVFVIDSSESIGYTNFTLEKNFVINVVNRLGAIAKDPKSETGTRVGVVQYSHEGTFEAIQLDDERIDSLSSFKEAVKNLEWIAGGTWTPSALKFAYNQLIKESRRQKTRVFAVVITDGRHDPRDDDLNLRALCNHDVTVTAIGIGDMFHERHESENLYSIACDKPQQVRNMTLFSDLVAEKFIDDMEDVLCPDPQIVCPDLPCQTELYVAQCTQRPVDVVFLLDGSERLGEQNFHKARRFVEEVSRRLTLARRDDDPLNARVAMLQFGGPGEQQVEFPLTSNLTVIHQALENARYLNSFSHVGAGIVHAINQVVHGARAGARRHAELAFVFLTDGVTGNDSLEEAVHSMRKQNVVPTVVAVGSDVDADVLSKISLGDATAIFREKDYDSLAQPGFFDRFIRWIC, encoded by the exons ATGTCGGGGCGCGTGGGTGCCGCCAGGATGCTCCGAGGCCCCTGCTCCGCCCTCCtgctctgggggctcctgggggcgcTGCATGCGCAGCAACAGGAGGTCGTGGCGCCCCCCACCTCCGACAGAAACAGCTGTCCAG AGAAGGCCGACTGCCCCATCAACGTGTACTTCGTGCTGGACACCTCGGAGAGCGTCACCATGCAGTCGCCCATCGACAGCCTGCTGTACCACATGAAGCAGTTCGTGCGCCAGTTCGTCAGCCAGCTGCAGGACGAGACCTACCTGGACCAGGTGGCCCTGAGCTGGCGCTACGGCGGCCTGCACTTCTCGGACGCGGTGCGCGTGTTCAGCCCGCCCGACAGCGACCGCGCCTCCTTCACCAAGAGCCTGGAGAGCATCGTCTCCATCCGCAAGGGCACCTTCACCGACTGCGCGCTGGCCAACATGACGCACGAGGTCCGGCGGCTCAAGGGCAAGGGCGGCGTGCACTTCGCGGTCGTGGTCACCGACGGCCACGTCACCGGCAGCCCGTGCGGCGGCATCAAGCTGCAGGCCGAGCGGGCCCGCGAGGAGGGCATCCGGGTCTTCGCCGTCGCCCCCAACCAGAGCCCCAACGAGCAGGGGCTGCGCGACATGGCCAGCGTGCCCCTGGAGCTCTACCGCAACGACTACGCCACGGTGCGCCCCGACCTGGACATCGACCAGGACACGGTCAACCGCATCATCAAGGTCATG AAACATGAAGCCTACGGAGAG TGCTACAAGGTGAGCTGTCTGGAGATCCCCGGGCCCCCCGGCCCCAAGGGCTACCGCGGACAGAAG GGCGCCAAGGGCAACATGGGCGAGCCAGGAGAACCCGGGCAGAAGGGTCGCCAG GGAGATCCCGGCATCGAAGGCCCCATTGGCTTCCCAGGACCCAAG GGTGTTCCTGGCTTCAAAGGAGAGAAG GGTGAATTTGGAGCCGACGGGCGGAAG GGGGCCTCAGGCCTGGCCGGCAAGAACGGGACCGACGGACAGAAG GGCAAGCTGGGGCGCATCGGGCCTCCTGGCTGCAAGGGCGACCCCGGGAGCCGG GGACCCGACGGATACGCAGGGGAAGCCGGCAGCCCCGGGGAGCAAGGGGACCAGGGCACCAAG GGAGATGCCGGCCGCCCGGGACGCAGGGGCCCCCCAGGAGACAGCGGGGCCAAAGGAAGCAAG GGGTATCAAGGCAACAACGGGTCCCCAGGAAGCCCCGGCGTGAAAGGAGCCAAGGGGGGACCTGGGCCCCGAGGACCCAAAGGCGAGCCA GGGCGCAGGGGGGACCCAGGAGCCAAGGGCAGCCCGGGCGTCAACGGCCCCAAGGGTGAGAAG GGAGACCCTGGCCCGGAGGGTCCCCGGGGTCTGGCTGGAGAGGTGGGGAACAAAGGAGCCAAG GGAGACCGAGGCTTGCCAggacccaggggcccccagggggcTCTCGGGGACCCGGGGAAGAAG ggatCTCGGGGAGACCCCGGTGACGCCGGTCCCCGTGGAGAGTCAGGACAGCCTGGTCCCAAG GGAGACCCCGGCAGGCCTGGATTCAGCTACCCGGGACCCCGAGGAACACCC GGAGAGAAAGGCGAGCCTGGCCCTCCTGGCCCCGAG GGAGGCAGAGGTGACTTTGGTGCCAAAGGAGATCCCGGGAGGAAGGGCGAGAAGGGCGAGCCT gcAGATCCCGGTCCCCCTGGCGAGCCCGGCCCTCGCGGCCCAAGAGGATCCCCAGGACCCGAG GGAGAGCCCGGTCCCCCGGGAGACCCCGGCCTCACG GAATGTGACGTCATGACCTACGTGAGGGAGACGTGCGGGTGCTGCG ACTGCGAGAAGCGGTGTGGCGCCCTGGACGTGGTGTTCGTCATCGACAGCTCCGAGAGCATCGGCTACACCAACTTCACGCTGGAGAAGAACTTCGTCATCAACGTGGTCAACAGGCTGGGGGCCATCGCCAAGGACCCCAAGTCAGAGACCG GGACCCGTGTGGGCGTGGTGCAGTACAGCCACGAGGGCACCTTCGAGGCCATCCAGCTGGACGACGAGCGCATCGACTCGCTGTCCAGCTTCAAGGAGGCCGTCAAGAACCTGGAGTGGATCGCCGGCGGCACCTGGACGCCCTCGGCCCTCAAGTTCGCCTACAACCAGCTCATCAAGGAGAGCCGGCGCCAGAAGACCCGCGTGTTCGCGGTGGTCATCACGGACGGCCGCCACGACCCCCGGGACGACGACCTCAACCTGCGGGCGCTGTGCAACCACGACGTCACGGTGACGGCCATCGGCATCGGCGACATGTTCCACGAGAGGCACGAGAGCGAGAACCTCTACTCCATCGCCTGCGACAAGCCGCAGCAGGTGCGGAACATGACCCTTTTCTCTGATCTGGTGGCCGAGAAGTTCATCGACGACATGGAGGACGTCCTGTGCCCAG ACCCTCAGATCGTGTGCCCGGACCTTCCCTGCCAAACAG AGCTGTACGTGGCGCAGTGCACGCAGCGGCCCGTGGACGTCGTCTTCCTGCTGGACGGCTCGGAGCGGCTGGGCGAGCAGAACTTCCACAAGGCGCGGCGCTTCGTGGAGGAGGTGTCCCGGCGGCTGACGCTGGCGCGCAGGGACGACGACCCGCTCAACGCCCGCGTGGCCATGCTGCAGTTCGGGGGCCCCGGCGAGCAGCAGGTGGAGTTCCCGCTCACCTCCAACCTCACGGTCATCCACCAGGCGCTGGAGAACGCGCGCTACCTCAACTCCTTCTCGCACGTGGGCGCGGGCATCGTGCACGCCATCAACCAGGTGGTGCACGGCGCCCGGGCCGGGGCGCGCCGCCACGCCGAGCTGGCCTTCGTGTTCCTCACCGACGGCGTCACGGGCAACGACAGTCTGGAGGAGGCGGTGCACTCCATGCGCAAGCAGAACGTGGTGCCCACCGTGGTGGCCGTGGGCAGCGACGTGGACGCGGATGTGCTGTCCAAGATCAGCCTGGGCGACGCCACTGCCATCTTCCGCGAGAAGGACTATGACAGCCTGGCGCAGCCCGGCTTCTTCGACAGGTTCATCCGCTGGATCTGCTAG